CCGCTCTCGGACTTGCTGTCACCTTCTGGCGCTGGCGCGAACTGCTGTTTCTCTACTTCATCATTCTGCTCACGATTGGAGAAAGCCTGATCTACTATGGTAGCGCGCGTTTTCGTGCGCCCATCGAACCGATACTCATCCTCCTGGCATCCGCTGGCATCTGGTGGCTGGTATCGCAGGAGCGAGGAACATTGCGATGGATGATCAAAAAAGGCCTGTAGGGACTGCGGTTTGTCCCTGTCCTGGCTCGACTTTTCAATCGTCCTGGTTTCTTTATTTCATTGAACACAAACAGGGGAACATATGTTACAATAGCTATAGGCAAAGAAGAAAGGAGTATGGCCTATGGAGAAGCCTCAGATCATATCTGATCCCAAAATCATGGTTGGCAAACCGGTCATCAAAGGGACACGTATCACTGTTGGGCTTATCTTGCGAAAATTGGCTGCTGGACAAACGGTTGAGCAAATTTTAGAGGATTACCCTCATATTACTAGAGAGGAGATTCATGCAGCATTAGAATTTGCTGCCGAATCCGTCCGCTTTGACCATGTGACTCCCTTTACGAACCGACTCGCATCAGAAGAGTAGGGACAGCGGCTCGTCTCTGTCCCGACCCTCTTCATAGATATGGAAACCGTATGACAGCCGAAAAATATAGTTTTGACCGCTTTCTCAACGTTCGTTCCGCCTATGGCGCTAGCTTCTCGCCGGATGGCCAAAAGATTAGCTTTCTCACCGATATCACCGGTGTGGCCGAGGTCTGGAGTGTTCCTATCGATGTCCATTCTCCTGCCCCATCATGGCCCGATCAGCTTACGTTTCGTGGCGAACGGGTTGCGAGCGCTACCTTTTCACCGGCGGACAAGGACAGGCGGCAGGCGCTGTCCCTACTGGTAACCGCCGATAGAGGCGGCAACGAACGCACGCAGCTCTATATGCTTAGCGCCGATGGCTCGACCTTTACCGCACTTACCGATCAACCCGAAGTAATCTATCAGTTTGGCAACTGGTCGCATGATGGCAAGAGCATCCTTTATGCCAGTAATGAACGCGATGGGCGCTATTTCGATGTCTACGAGCTTTCGCTGGAAACCCACCAGTCGCGCTTGCTGCTACAGCAGGACGGCACAAATTACCCCATCTCCTATTCTCCTGATGGCACGCAGGTGCTGGTAACTCGCTATGAATCGAATGTACGTAACCAGCTCATTCTGGTTAATAGAGCCACACTTGATGCCCATACCCTGACGCCGGCGGACAGCGACATAAAAGGCCCTGCTCAGTTTGAAAAACCGGCCTGGTCAGCAGATAGAAAAGGGCTGTATCTCCTCAGCAACGCCGGTCGGGAATTTCTTTCGCTTGCGTGGCTTGATCTCAGTTCTACCGAGTTGACCTATCTCCGCGACGAACACTGGGATGCTGAGAACCTGGCGCTAACCGATGACGGCAAGCGCATGGCCCTTGTCACCAACGAAAATGGCTACTCACGATTGAAACTCTTCGATACCGCTGCCGGTTGGGATTCACGACGCGAACTGCCAGTGCCAGCGCTGCCAGAGTGTACCATTCCCGAAATCACCTGGTCTCGCGACGGAAAGCGCCTGGCGCTCACCCTCAACACTGCCGATGACGCTCCTGATATATGGATATGGGATATAGAAGAACAAATTCTCTGGCGCGCTACCAGGAGTTCTCTAGGTGGCATCCCTCAGCATACGCTGGTGCAGCCAGAGCTGGTGCATTATCCCACGTTTGATGGGCTGGAAATACCCGCTTTCCTCTACCTGCCGCAGCACCGGCAAGCGGCGAAACTTCCCGTTGTCATTTACGTACATGGTGGGCCGGAGAGCCAGTCCCGCCCGATCTTCAATCCTGTCATTCAATACTTTGTAGCGCATGGGTTTGGCGTACTTGCTCCAAACGTCCGTGGCAGCACAGGTTATGGCTATCATTATCAGAGCCTGGATGATGTACGCCTGCGCATGGATTCGGTAGCGGATCTGCAACAGGCGGTGTACTGGCTACGCGATAGGGGTATTGCCGACCCGCAGCATATTGCCGTTATGGGTGGCAGTTATGGTGGATTCATGGTTCTTGCAGCCATCACTACCTATCCAGATCTCTGGGCCGCAGCCGTGGATATTGTGGGCATCGCCAATTTTGTGACGTTCCTGGAAAATACAGGCCCCTGGCGGCGCAAACTGCGTGAGGCCGAGTATGGCAGCCTGGAGAATGACCGCGCATTCCTGGAGCAAATCTCACCTATCCGTCATGTAGATCGTATTGCCGCGCCCCTGTTTGTAGTGCATGGCGCAAACGATCCACGTGTGCCGGTGGGAGAAGCCGAGCAAATCGTCGCTGCGCTGCGCTCGCGGAATGTCCCCGTCGAATATATGCGTTTTGAGGACGAGGGTCACGGGCTTATTAAGCGCGCTAATCGCCTGCTTGCCTACCCAGCCATTGCTCATTTCCTTGATACGTATCTTGGCTAGCGCAAAGAATAGAGGCTACTAGCAATTAAGGTCAAAGTCCAAATATTCTGATGTGTTCCATTTCTCTATATAATACCCACGGCCACTTTTGACATTAGCCTCTCTCTACTGTATGATTGTTCTTCGGAACTCGCCTTTCCCTTGCTGGTGCTCGCTGTAACACATTCTCCAGCCGATGCCGGCTTTACCGCTGCCCTACGAGCATTGCCTGTTATTTTTATTGGACTGCTGGGTGGTCTACTCGTCGATAGATGGGATCGCAAGCGCATCATGATCTGCTGCGATATTGGGAGTTGCCCCTACAGCCTTGATTTCCTGGTGTTACCTTCTTGTGCTAACGATGCCGATGACCCTTAGTTCGCATATACGTAATGCCAGGCGGGCTACATAACCTGGTGATTACCCATAAGCGTGCCAGAGGTTCAGCGTGGCGCCCACGGCGGCCTCATTTCGCCGCGAATAAACTTCGCCAGGAACTCCGCCGTGGGATGCTTTACACGCTGCAACTCCTCAATGACTTGCTGTCGATCATAATCGACGTAGCGCAGTTGCAGGCTATGGCCTTTCTCGTCGGCCTCTAAAATGGCATAGGTGGCATCCACGCGAGGATGCATGGGGTTGCTGATACTGCCCAGGTTGAAGACCCGTACCTGGTCGATAGTGCGGTCCATAGGAACGTGGGTATGTCCGACAATCACCAGGTCGGCCTCTGCCGGCGCCAGCAGTTTACGCACTTCATCATCGTTCATAAGTGGAGTAATGCCCGGTCCGTCGTCAGTTCCGGGAGCAGAGTGAACGGCCAATACGCGGGTTCCATCCGGCAAGGTCACGCGCAATTCGAGCGGCAGTTGCTCGAACCAGCGCCACCAGCCACTGGCAAGAATATGCCCCTGCGTCCAGGCCAGGTTTGCTGCCATCGTATAAAGCAGCCGCACCAGTTTCGGATTTGCCTGCGCCTGCTCCAATGTCGGACCTGGGCGCTCACCGGTAACCGTGTAACGGTCATGATTACCCCGTAAAAAAGAGGCATTCGGCAATTGTGC
The sequence above is a segment of the Ktedonobacteraceae bacterium genome. Coding sequences within it:
- a CDS encoding DUF433 domain-containing protein, translating into MEKPQIISDPKIMVGKPVIKGTRITVGLILRKLAAGQTVEQILEDYPHITREEIHAALEFAAESVRFDHVTPFTNRLASEE
- a CDS encoding S9 family peptidase; protein product: MTAEKYSFDRFLNVRSAYGASFSPDGQKISFLTDITGVAEVWSVPIDVHSPAPSWPDQLTFRGERVASATFSPADKDRRQALSLLVTADRGGNERTQLYMLSADGSTFTALTDQPEVIYQFGNWSHDGKSILYASNERDGRYFDVYELSLETHQSRLLLQQDGTNYPISYSPDGTQVLVTRYESNVRNQLILVNRATLDAHTLTPADSDIKGPAQFEKPAWSADRKGLYLLSNAGREFLSLAWLDLSSTELTYLRDEHWDAENLALTDDGKRMALVTNENGYSRLKLFDTAAGWDSRRELPVPALPECTIPEITWSRDGKRLALTLNTADDAPDIWIWDIEEQILWRATRSSLGGIPQHTLVQPELVHYPTFDGLEIPAFLYLPQHRQAAKLPVVIYVHGGPESQSRPIFNPVIQYFVAHGFGVLAPNVRGSTGYGYHYQSLDDVRLRMDSVADLQQAVYWLRDRGIADPQHIAVMGGSYGGFMVLAAITTYPDLWAAAVDIVGIANFVTFLENTGPWRRKLREAEYGSLENDRAFLEQISPIRHVDRIAAPLFVVHGANDPRVPVGEAEQIVAALRSRNVPVEYMRFEDEGHGLIKRANRLLAYPAIAHFLDTYLG
- a CDS encoding metallophosphoesterase family protein, producing MRIALLSDIHGNPVALDAVLADIEAQGGVDSYWIVGDFSAMGYDPVGVLERVAQLPNASFLRGNHDRYTVTGERPGPTLEQAQANPKLVRLLYTMAANLAWTQGHILASGWWRWFEQLPLELRVTLPDGTRVLAVHSAPGTDDGPGITPLMNDDEVRKLLAPAEADLVIVGHTHVPMDRTIDQVRVFNLGSISNPMHPRVDATYAILEADEKGHSLQLRYVDYDRQQVIEELQRVKHPTAEFLAKFIRGEMRPPWAPR